In Nitrospirota bacterium, a single genomic region encodes these proteins:
- a CDS encoding type II toxin-antitoxin system HicB family antitoxin — translation MFTIEDYEIVITPSTDKEEHWLYVRFPDIPEILTGGSTIDEAIANAKEAFACHTEALQKQGKELPAPSAKKVCA, via the coding sequence ATGTTTACAATAGAAGATTATGAAATTGTAATAACCCCTTCGACAGACAAAGAAGAGCACTGGCTTTATGTCAGGTTCCCTGATATACCTGAAATACTCACAGGTGGAAGCACTATAGATGAAGCAATCGCGAATGCCAAAGAGGCCTTCGCCTGTCATACAGAGGCATTGCAAAAGCAGGGGAAAGAACTGCCTGCGCCTTCAGCAAAAAAAGTCTGCGCCTGA
- a CDS encoding type II toxin-antitoxin system HicA family toxin, giving the protein MGRTEKLLDKIKANPKHVRFEDLVKVLKHKGYDIINVKGSHYSFSNGATTLTLVRPHGSHTFCHVQDVKEVIKRCLQ; this is encoded by the coding sequence TTGGGGAGAACAGAAAAGCTGCTTGATAAGATCAAGGCAAATCCAAAGCATGTAAGATTTGAGGACTTAGTGAAGGTCTTAAAACACAAAGGCTATGATATAATAAACGTCAAAGGAAGCCATTATTCTTTCTCTAATGGGGCAACGACCTTAACTTTAGTGAGACCACACGGCAGCCATACGTTTTGCCATGTGCAGGATGTTAAGGAGGTAATAAAGAGATGTTTACAATAG